In the genome of Enterococcus hirae ATCC 9790, one region contains:
- the holA gene encoding DNA polymerase III subunit delta yields MVNEMSIQTDLQKIRKEKLAPCYLILGTEKYLQDQVRAEIQKKIQIDSQDDLNFLSFDMGNASIDEVVAEAETLPFFGDQRLVFVENPYFLTAEKVNNGIEQNTDLLIDYLKEPLESTVLVFFAPYEKLDERKKITKQLKKTAVTINVQQLNEKEVRQYLLNTLENAPIQMDRKAIDLFLRLTDLDLSKMMRELNKLLLYGQQQELITVKEVEQLVPKTLEHNLFDMTQYILSGKTEQALRLFEDLITQGEETIKINAILLSQIRLFLQTKFLMKIGYQQANIAETLKIHPYRVKLAMQEVRKFDEKILRRLFDDLVEMDYQIKSGKIEKELSFQLFVLRTGQLLKS; encoded by the coding sequence GTGGTGAACGAAATGAGTATTCAAACAGATTTACAAAAAATCCGTAAAGAAAAGCTTGCGCCTTGTTATTTGATTCTAGGTACTGAAAAATATTTACAGGATCAGGTAAGAGCAGAAATCCAGAAAAAAATTCAAATCGATAGTCAAGATGACTTGAATTTCTTAAGTTTTGATATGGGGAATGCTAGTATTGATGAGGTGGTTGCTGAGGCAGAGACTTTGCCATTTTTTGGTGATCAACGCCTAGTATTTGTAGAAAATCCCTACTTTTTAACAGCTGAAAAAGTGAATAATGGAATTGAACAAAATACGGATCTACTGATTGATTATTTAAAAGAACCTTTAGAATCAACAGTTTTAGTGTTTTTTGCTCCCTATGAGAAATTAGATGAGCGGAAAAAAATAACGAAACAATTAAAAAAAACTGCTGTGACCATCAATGTTCAGCAATTGAATGAAAAAGAAGTACGTCAGTATTTATTGAATACACTGGAAAATGCACCGATTCAAATGGACCGTAAAGCGATTGATCTGTTTTTAAGGTTAACGGATCTCGATCTATCAAAAATGATGAGGGAATTGAATAAATTACTGTTGTATGGGCAACAACAAGAACTGATCACTGTTAAAGAAGTGGAACAGTTAGTCCCTAAAACCTTGGAACATAATCTTTTTGATATGACACAATATATTCTTTCCGGGAAAACAGAACAAGCGCTGCGGTTGTTTGAAGACTTAATTACCCAAGGAGAAGAAACCATTAAGATCAATGCCATCTTGCTTTCACAAATACGTTTGTTTTTACAGACCAAGTTTTTGATGAAAATCGGTTATCAGCAGGCTAATATTGCTGAGACTTTAAAGATACATCCTTACCGTGTAAAATTGGCGATGCAAGAGGTACGTAAATTTGATGAAAAGATCCTAAGGCGTTTATTTGACGATCTGGTTGAAATGGATTACCAAATCAAAAGTGGTAAAATCGAAAAAGAATTAAGCTTTCAATTATTTGTCTTACGAACAGGTCAGCTTTTGAAGAGTTAA